The nucleotide window ATTACCTAAATTTGCAAAAAAATTACAATTTTACAAATATACTATAAATGAGTACAACGACTACGCCTTATGTGGCTTTCAAAGTAAAAGACATTTCTCTAGCTGCCTGGGGAAGAAAAGAAATTGAACTAGCTGAAGCTGAAATGCCAGGATTAATGGCTCTTCGTGCAGAATACAAAGATGAGCAACCTCTTAAAGGTGCTCGTATTGCCGGATGTTTGCACATGACGATTCAAACTGCTGTTTTGATCGAAACATTGATTGCTCTTGGTGCCGAAGTGACTTGGAGTTCTTGTAACATTTTCTCTACTCAAGATCAGGCTGCTGCTGCTATTGCTGCTGCCGGAATTCAAGTTTATGCTTGGAAAGGTCTTGATGAGGAATCTTTTGACTGGTGTATCGAACAAACATTGTTCTTTGGTGAAGAAAGAAAACCATTGAACATGATTCTTGACGATGGTGGAGATTTGACTAATATGGTTATTGACCGTTACCCTGAATTGGTTCCTGGAATCAAAGGATTGTCTGAAGAAACTACTACTGGTGTTCACAGATTGTACGAAAGAGTAAAAGCGGGAACATTGCCAATGCCGGCTATCAACGTAAACGACTCGGTTACTAAATCGAAATTTGACAACAAATACGGATGTAAAGAATCGGCTGTTGATGCGGTTCGTCGTGCTACTGACATCATGTTGGCTGGAAAAAGAGTTGTTGTTTGCGGATATGGTGATGTTGGAAAAGGAACTGCAGCTTCTTTCAGAGGTGCCGGTTCTATCGTAACTGTTACTGAAATTGACCCAATTTGTGCTTTACAAGCAGCAATGGACGGTTATGAAGTTAAAAGATTAGACACCGTTATTGCAAATGCCGATATCATTATCACTACAACTGGTAACAAAGACATCGTTTTGGGTTCTCATTTCGAAAAAATGAAAGACAAGACTATCGTTTGTAACATTGGACACTTTGACAACGAAATTGACATGGCTTGGTTGAACAAAAACCACGGTGCTTCAAAAATCGAAATCAAACCACAAGTTGACAAATATACTATCGCAGGAAAAGATATCATCATTTTGGCTGAAGGTCGTTTGGTAAACTTAGGTTGTGCTACGGGTCACCCAAGTTTTGTAA belongs to Flavobacterium aquiphilum and includes:
- the ahcY gene encoding adenosylhomocysteinase — encoded protein: MSTTTTPYVAFKVKDISLAAWGRKEIELAEAEMPGLMALRAEYKDEQPLKGARIAGCLHMTIQTAVLIETLIALGAEVTWSSCNIFSTQDQAAAAIAAAGIQVYAWKGLDEESFDWCIEQTLFFGEERKPLNMILDDGGDLTNMVIDRYPELVPGIKGLSEETTTGVHRLYERVKAGTLPMPAINVNDSVTKSKFDNKYGCKESAVDAVRRATDIMLAGKRVVVCGYGDVGKGTAASFRGAGSIVTVTEIDPICALQAAMDGYEVKRLDTVIANADIIITTTGNKDIVLGSHFEKMKDKTIVCNIGHFDNEIDMAWLNKNHGASKIEIKPQVDKYTIAGKDIIILAEGRLVNLGCATGHPSFVMSNSFTNQTLAQIELWKNSAAYKNEVYMLPKHLDEKVASLHLAKLGVELETLRQDQAEYIGVEVQGPFKPEYYRY